The sequence TGGGTGAAGggaatgagatttttttttttttttttaattttttattcttgaaGATAGGGAAATGAGACTTGATTCTTTTCTAAGGCAGACATGTGATTTCGTCTTTCTAGTgactttttattttgaattttttaaaagaaaagtgacATGTTTTTCATTACTTGCTAAAATCATGAAAAATTGTGAACTACAAATTTAATGAATACAAGAGCAATTTCATACCTTCCTACTGTAATGTTTGGTTAAAAtccttttataattaaaatctttTATATTTGGTTACATtttacaaaaatgattttaatcacAATTCAgaaattatttcatttaaaggtaatttaaaagcaattctACAAGTAATGGCAGTGATTCTAAAGTATTTTTTGTCAATCATTTTAGTAAAATTGCCTTTTGAATAACAACTTTGTCATCTTTTCCTAAGCACAAACAATttcatcattcaaaattaaacttttgtACGACCTTGTGAAGTTTTATAAGACTAACAGATTGTACAGTTGAATTTGAAGgataattttcttctttcaaaGATCAAAAGCGGTCTAAAGCTTATAACTAAAGTGTTGGAAGTGCAACTAAAGTACCACATTAGTTAGATAAACAGGATATCAAGAGTATATAAACGAGAGCAACTATTTTCAACCGTACACAACTTTTTggacaaaacaaaaaataaaactataaaaacTTATATCCAAAAtggaaaatattatatattattatggAGATAAGCTAAGGGCGTGGTCCCTTACCTAAAGGAATCAATATCTCATCTCActtataaaactaaaaacttcAAAACAATATGGGATGGGATACAAAATTCAGTAACAAAACAGACAACTGTATTTCACTCCAGATTTAGAGGCAAATGAACAAGTACTTTGATACATTTCTGCTAAGGACATGCTCCACTCCCGTCATTTTTTTGATTTATATACAGTATAGCATCTGACCTATACATTTTATACAGTCTATGAACTAAAATCCAGTCAAGAAAATCAAACGCACACTAAATCAGAATCATCAACCAAACTCACAGTCAAAACCAAAACTTTTGTTAAACTTTATGGATGTAGGCTGACAAGGTAGAAGATAACACAATGCTTGATCAAAACCAACAGTGCAGCATTGCCTGTCCATTCAAAAAAATGGTCTTGTTTCAGTAAATTTTCAGCACATATTATTAATGGAAGCCTTGACTAatgaaaagggaaagaagaaaacAGCATATACCTCTTGCAGAAGATCGAACAACGAGTTCTTCTGTGCAGGACCCTGCTTGATTTGCAAACTTTTCATCTCAGATTGAATAGAATTCAGCTGTTCTTGTATCTCCTTCAGCAGCTCCCCTACCCCTGAACCAGTAATCTCTTGCCTTGCACTAGTTTTATTTTGTTCAAGCTTCTCTATTATGTGACAAAGTTGTTGAAAAGGTTGAGACTCGGCAACAATTTCATCAATTTGTTGACGAGCAGGAATCGTGCCAGAGCCTATAGCTTTTCCTCTCCTTAGTTTTGATGATTTGTTCTTCTGATTTTTGCAACTAGAAGCTTTCTTTGCCCTGGTTTGCTCATCTTTATGGTGCAGTTTGAATGGTTCAGTCGGCACTGGATCTGGATTTCCTAGTCCATTTTCGCCTtcaaaaatcaactttttctgAAGTTGGATTCGATTTTGACAAGCTTTAAAATCCAGGTTAGCCTCTGGGATCTCAAAAATATCTTGAACACTTGAAGAACTAGAACATTTCGGGCTTACATCAGGTTTAACTCCTCTTAACTCATCAGGTTTATCTTGAATGCTTGAGgggcaaacaacaaacccaacattCAAACTTTCAGATCTATCTTCACTACTTCCTTTAGAATCAGATATCTCTTTTATTTGTTCATCTAACATCTCAATCTGTTCCCACGAGCAATGGTTAGGACGTTCCTCAATACTCGGGTGGTAGCAATCAGGTTTAAGAATCTCATATGTCTCCGTTTCTGCAGCGTCTTCTCTGTCATACAATTCATCAAATTGAGTCGGAGGAGGCAAAGACCTTGCTCTTCTCACCTTGCCACTTACACCAAATTCTCCATTAGAGACCAAATCCTTCTTTTGAAGTAGAAATTGATCAGCAAATTTAGGTTCACAAGGACCTAAATCAGGGCAACCCAAGCTCAAGAGTTTATACCTATAAGCCTGAACTTGAAATTCAAGAGAAGcaatttccatttctttttgaAGTATCATTTCTTCAAGACCAGTGAGATGCTCTTCAGCATGACAAATTTTTTCCTCTGCCATTCTCTGATATTGACTTGCTTCCATCTTCATAGCAGCTTTTTCTTCTTGCAAACGCAGAATCATTGATAAAGCTTCACTTGCTGCAGAAGCTGAGGCTTCTCTTTCTTTATCAAGCTCTAAATAAAGCTTCTGTAGAAGCTGTTGTCCAGTTCCGAGTGCTTCTTTTACACCTTTTATCTCAGTTTCTGAACCACTTTCAGCCATTGCAGTCTCCCTTTCAGATACAACCAGCAAGAACTTTATAAATTTTTCTCTTAGCAAACAAATACCCCCGGATTCTGCTAACCCAAACAATCCTCAACCTCAGACCGAGACAGGCCGATCTAAAATCCCCAGAATcataaatacaaaagaaaatggACATCAGAAAAGATTTGTAGAAAGGGTATCGTTAGAAAACTCCATAAAAATCAAACACTCAAAACGATTTACCAAAATCAGGCTAAAGGGGTTTACAAGTATCAACGTTTTTGTTAAATGGGTTGATTAATTTCCACCATTTTGTTAATGATATCCCAGAAACAAGCTAAAGGGGATGATTAATTTCAACCTTTTTGTTAATGATTTCCCAGAAACAGACTAATGgggtcaaattaatttcaacctTTCTGTTAATGATTTACCATAAACAGATTAAAGGGGTTTT comes from Benincasa hispida cultivar B227 chromosome 2, ASM972705v1, whole genome shotgun sequence and encodes:
- the LOC120070540 gene encoding uncharacterized protein LOC120070540; translated protein: MAESGSETEIKGVKEALGTGQQLLQKLYLELDKEREASASAASEALSMILRLQEEKAAMKMEASQYQRMAEEKICHAEEHLTGLEEMILQKEMEIASLEFQVQAYRYKLLSLGCPDLGPCEPKFADQFLLQKKDLVSNGEFGVSGKVRRARSLPPPTQFDELYDREDAAETETYEILKPDCYHPSIEERPNHCSWEQIEMLDEQIKEISDSKGSSEDRSESLNVGFVVCPSSIQDKPDELRGVKPDVSPKCSSSSSVQDIFEIPEANLDFKACQNRIQLQKKLIFEGENGLGNPDPVPTEPFKLHHKDEQTRAKKASSCKNQKNKSSKLRRGKAIGSGTIPARQQIDEIVAESQPFQQLCHIIEKLEQNKTSARQEITGSGVGELLKEIQEQLNSIQSEMKSLQIKQGPAQKNSLFDLLQEAMLHCWF